The genomic stretch TACTGGGCCCGGAACTCGTCGTAAGTGGTCATGATCAGTGCTCCGTGTGCAGGTCGAGGCGGACGGTGTCCGTGAAGGGCATGACGTGCACGGTGTGCCCGCCGTCGGGGTCCCGGGAGACATGCACGGTGGCGATGGTGGCCCCCTCGTCGTCGATGAAGTCGACGTTGCCGACGTCCTCGGCATCGCCGTGCTGCATCACCTGGTGGACCTCGGCCCGGCTGCGCTGCCAGAGCTTGGGCTCGGCCCGCTGGCCGGTGTCGTAGGGCGTGAGGATCTCGGCCATGGTCAGCCCTCCGTCCGGTCGTGGACGGGGGTCGCGCCATAGATCGGCTCCAGGCCGATCTGGGCGTAGTAGTCGGCGATCCGGGAGTCCCCGGTGGCGTAGTTCCCGCCCGCCATGTACCAGCGCCCGCCGATCGGCTCGCCGTCGGCGGTGACGGGCACGAGGTGGGCAGTGGGGGTGCTCATGTTCCGGCGGAGGGCGACGGCGGGGGCGGTGGCGGTCGCGGGGTGGAGGCGCGACCGCTCGGGGCTGGTGGTGAAGGTGCCGAACTCGTCGATCGTGCCGATGATGGTCAGCTGGGCGTGCTGGGAGGTGATGCCGTTGGCCGTGGCGTCCATGCCGTTGGCGCAGCGGTAGACGTTCATCGTGAGGCCGTAGTTGGTGCTCATGGTGTCCTCTCGGGGTCAGTGGATCTCGTCGTCCTCGCCCCAGTGGGCGAGGTACTCGTCGAGGTCCTGGGCGCGGTTCTCGAAGCGCTGGGGGTCGAGGTCGGGCTCGTCGTCGTACATGGCAGGGGCCTTCCGGTGAGGGGGGGGGCGGGGCCGGTGTGGCCCCGCCCCGGGGTGGGTCAGTCCTGGTCAGCGATCGCCTCGTCGTAGAGGTCCTCGATGTACTCCCGCAGCAGCGCCGTGCTGAGGTAGGTGGGGCGGATGCCGAGGCGCAGCTCGTTGAGGATCCGCTGGGCGAGGTCGCGGGCGCGGCTTCCGCGGGGGAGCTCGCCCCGGCAGAGGATCAGTGCGTCGCGGGCGCTGGCGCGGTCCTGGAGGCGGAGGAAGTAGCGCGCGGTCTGGAGGTCGTCGATGGCCTGCTCGAGGCGGGTGGGCAGGTCGGCGGCGAGGCTGGCGGTGCGGGTGGTGTCCATGAGGTCCTCCGTGGTGCGGGGTTTCGTTCTGACCTCTCCGAGTCTGCCCGCTACACACCTCACTGTCAACACTAAACCGGAAATTAGTTTGTTGGGAGGTCCGGCGGAGGCGGGGTCTGGTGGTCACCCGCCCCCGCCGGAGATCAGTCCGCGTCCGGTCCGGGGCGGAGCGCGGTCACCTGGTGGCGCTGGGCGCGGATGGAACACCCGCCGGATTCGAGCGTGAGGGTCTTGGTGTTGGCGCGCTTGATGCGCCACCAGGTGCCGCCGCGGACCTGCACGAGGTCCCCGGCCTTCGCGGCGCTGGTGTCCAGGACCTTGCCGTCGGCGATCTGCTGGGCGCGGACGCCCTCCCAGTAGGCGATCTGCTCGCGCAGCTGCTCCATGCGGGGCGTGTCCGCGATGTCCTCGTGGGAGACCTCGGCGATGACGGCGGAGCCGCTGGCGACCGTGTACCCGGGCCGCTGCTGGCGCTCCAGCTTCCGCAGCTCGGCGCGGAGCTTGTCGAGGCGGTTCGCGGTGGTCGAGGGGTGCTCGGGCCGGGTGTTGACCCGGGCGGCGTTGGCCTTGCGCTCTGCCTCGCGCGCGGCCTCCCCGGCGTCGATCGCCTTGCGCATGTTCGTGTGGATCTTCGCGGCGTCCCGCCGGGCCCGGCCCTCGGAGTGGTGGCCGACCAGGATCGGCTGGCCGAAGGGGATGCCCGAGCTGATCTGATCGGCCGCGGCGTGGTGGGCGTCTGCGGCGGACTGGTGCCGGGCGGCCTTGGCATCGAGGGCCGCGGCCCGATCGGCCGCCCGAGCGGCCTTGTCCGCCTCGACCTCGGCCGTGGGCCGGGCGGTGTTGTCCACCTCGATCTCGACCTCGAACCCGGCTTCGCGCAGCTGGCGGGCGGTGGCTTCGATCTGCCAGCCGCGGGCGTCATGGTCCCGGGAACTGGGGATGTACCAGCTGCCGAGGTTGCGGGACCAGCGCCACCGGTTGGCCTTGAGCGCGTCCGCGGACCCGTCCCCGCGGCTCGTGCCGTCGATGAGGGTTCCCTCGGTGTGGGTGTGGGTGATGGTCAGGGTGGTCATCGCTGAACCTCCGGGGTGGACGGGCGCGCGGCGAGCCGCCGCATGGCGAACTGGAACAGGGGGTTGCCGGTGGCGCGGATGAGGTTCACGCGTCCGGCTTCGTTGCAGCGCTCCAGGACGCCTCTGGGGGCGTGGGGGCACGTGAGGGCGGCCCAGAGCAGGTAGGTGATCCTGACGTCCTCCAGGGCCTCCCTGAGGGCCTCTGAGGGCGTGCTCTCGGAGAAGTCCGAGTAGAGGGAGAGCCGGCGGCACACCCGGTAGACCTGCGAGCTGCGGTGAGTCTGCGGGGGAGCGGCGAGGTACTGCGCCATCTGCTCCGCG from Brachybacterium avium encodes the following:
- a CDS encoding DUF3560 domain-containing protein; translation: MTTLTITHTHTEGTLIDGTSRGDGSADALKANRWRWSRNLGSWYIPSSRDHDARGWQIEATARQLREAGFEVEIEVDNTARPTAEVEADKAARAADRAAALDAKAARHQSAADAHHAAADQISSGIPFGQPILVGHHSEGRARRDAAKIHTNMRKAIDAGEAAREAERKANAARVNTRPEHPSTTANRLDKLRAELRKLERQQRPGYTVASGSAVIAEVSHEDIADTPRMEQLREQIAYWEGVRAQQIADGKVLDTSAAKAGDLVQVRGGTWWRIKRANTKTLTLESGGCSIRAQRHQVTALRPGPDAD